The following is a genomic window from Candidatus Margulisiibacteriota bacterium.
CAATAAAGCTATTTTTTGCCCTTTTTGTAAAATCATGTCCTTTGCGTCACCCGTATTAAGCAGGCGTGAAAACTTTATCTCGGTAAAGCCATTTTTTTCCCATCCGAGCTTGTCCATAATATTATCTTTGCCTCCCTGACTGATATCAGGCATGTGAGTATGTCCGACACCAAAATCGTCACTAATTAATACCTGATTATTATTAACTACATAACCTATGATCAGGTCAGCGCCATTCATTTTCGGAGCGCTGTTAAATCCTACAGCCACCCAGCCGTCAGTTGGAGCTTTAAGGATAATTCTTATCTTTTCCCCTTCTATTTTCCATTTAAATACAATATTGTTTTGGGTTATAACTTTATATCCCTCTATGGTGTCGTATTTCTTTGAACGTGACTCGGAGCCCGGGGCTCTTTCATCCAGTATTTCAATATTTTTTTTGAATGTCGGCCGCAAATTAATCTCATTGGAAAATGATGCTGTGACAGCAAATAAGGAACAAACAACTATAAATACATTTATACTCCTCATAATGGTCTCCTTTTTATCAGATAAAA
Proteins encoded in this region:
- a CDS encoding DOMON domain-containing protein, encoding MRSINVFIVVCSLFAVTASFSNEINLRPTFKKNIEILDERAPGSESRSKKYDTIEGYKVITQNNIVFKWKIEGEKIRIILKAPTDGWVAVGFNSAPKMNGADLIIGYVVNNNQVLISDDFGVGHTHMPDISQGGKDNIMDKLGWEKNGFTEIKFSRLLNTGDAKDMILQKGQKIALLLAYGTTKDFTSYHKVRTGLMIEL